Genomic window (Acidimicrobiales bacterium):
GGCCCCGAGTTGCGCCGGGCTGACCCGGGGGGCGATGCGGCGCCGGGCGGCGGCCAGGGCCTCGTCGACGGCGGCCACGTCAGCCGCCGCCCGACGGGTGCAGGACGCGGACCGATGCCACTGGCTCTCCGGTCTCCTCGACCCACTGGCGGTCGAGCAGCCTGGCCCCGGTCTCGTAGTAGAAGCCCATCGAACTGAGGGGCGGAGAATAGGCATGCACGCTCACGGCCGGAAACGGTCCCCGGGAGAAGACGTCCTGACCATCCCCCCGACCGCCACCCGGTCTCCCGCGGCCGGCGTAGCAGCCGTTAGTCAATAAATCTGATCGAACGAGTCGGTATTCGTTCCCAAATCCAGCCGGCACCGCCCTGGTATAAACCGGTTCCGCAGTCAGGAGGTGGCCGGTGAGAGCGGTGCGGGTCCTTCGGCACGGCGCGCCGAGCGAGGTCATCGAGGTCCAGGAGATCCCGGTACCCGATGTCGACGCCGGCGGGGTGCGGGTCGCCGTGGCGGCGGCGGCGCTCAACTTCGGGGACATCGCCCGGTGCCGGGGGGGTGTGGCCAGCGTCATGGCCCAGCCGCCGTTCACCCTCGGCATGGAGGTCTGCGGCGTGGTGGAGGCGGCGGGGGCCGGCGCCGAGCAGTGGCTGGGCCGGCGCGTGGTGGCCATGTGCAACCAGTCCTTCGGCGGGATGGCCGACAGCGCCCTGGCCCCGATCAACGGGGTGTTCGAGGCCCCGCCGGAGCTGGACGACGTCGCGGCCGGGGCGTTCCTGCTCCCGTTCCACACCACCTATCTGGCTCTCCACACGCGCGCCCGGCTGCAGCCGGGCGAGACGGTGCTGGTGGTGGGAGGCGCCAGCGCCCTGGGTACGGCCGCCATCCAGCTCGCCACCGCGGCGGGGGGCCGGGTCATCGCCGTGGCGGGAGGCACGGAGAAGGTGGCCCTGTGCGAGAAGCTGGGCGCGGAGGCGGCCATCGACCACACAGCCGAGGACGTGTTCGACCGGGTGATGGCCCTGACGGCTGACAGGGGCGCCGACGTGGTGGTGGACTTCGTCGGCGGCACCGGCACGGAGGCCCTGTGGACGTGTGTGGCCTACGAGGGCCGCTACGTCCCGGTCGGGTTCAACGACGACGCCGAATCCGGGTTCACCGGGCGCCCGCTGCGCAAGGTCTCCATGGGCAACTTCTCGGTGGTGGGGGTCCTGCTCTCCTACAACCCGGAGTCGCGGGTCATGCGGCAGTTCGGGGTGGTCCCGAACCCCCCGGAGCGGGGTGCGGAGGTTCACGCCGCTCTGCGCCGGTTGGTGACCGAGGGCGCCATCCGGCCCTACATCGGACGGCGCATCAGTCTGGGCCAGGTGGCCGGCGCCCTCGAGGACCACGCCGCCCGGCGCACCACCGGGCGCACCGTGGTCGACCTCTCGCTTCCGGCCTGATGGTCCCGACCGACCTTCTGGCCGCCGCGACCGAGCAGACCGGGCTCGAGGACTTCGGGAGCGGGACGTTCCGTGAGGGTCTGGACGTCTACTGCCAGTCGGTGCGATCGGAGGCCCGGCTCAACGAAGTGGGGGAGATGGCGGTGAGCGCCACCGTCGTCTCCAGCCTGGCCAACCGGCTGAAGGTCGTGGACTGGGCGGGGCGCCATCCCGACGTGGCCGGGGAGCCGATCGAGGCCCCCCTCGTCGTGATCGGCATGTTCCGGGCCGGCACCACCCTGCTCAGCAACCTGCTCGACCAGGATCCCGCCAACCGGGCCCTGCTCCGCTGGGAGGCGGCCGACAGCGTCCCGCCCCCGGGGCCGGCCGATCACCGCTCGGGACCGCGCGTCGACGCCGCCCGCGCCGGCGCGGCGATGCTCGAGCACCTCAATCCCATGGTCCCGGTCGTCCACCACGAGGAGGTCGACGGCCCGACCGAATGCATCGCGGTGATGAATCAGGAGTTCAAGAGCATGGCCCTGGAGGCCATCAGCAACGTTCCGACCTACGGGCGCTGGCTCCTCGGCATCGACCAGCGCTCGGCCTACGAGTACCACCGCCTGGTCCTCCAGGTGCTGCAGAACGGCGGGGTCCGGGGCCGCTGGACCCTGAAGAGCCCTCACCATGCCACCGCGCTCGAGGCCCTCACCGCCGTGTACCCCGACGCCACGCTGGTCCTGCTGCACCGGGACCCCGTGATCCTGTGCGCCTCCGTATGCAGCCTGATCTACACGCTGTCGAGCACGTTCAGCGACGCCGATCACCGGGCCTACATCGCCCGCCACTGGACCGACATGCTGGAGACGTCGATCGAGCGGGTGGAGGCCTTCCGCCACGCCCACCCCGAGCATCCGATCCTCGATGTGCAGTACGACGACCTGGTGAACTCCCCTGTCGACACGGTGGCGGGCATCTACCGGGCAGCGGGAGACACGCTGGCGGATGAGGCCGCCGCCGCCATGCAGTCGTACGTGGCCGCCAACCGGAAGGGCCGGTTCGGTGAGCACCGCTACGACCTGGCCGACTTCGGCCTGGACCGGGACGAGGTGGCGGAGCGCTTCTCCGGTTACGTCGACCGCTACGCGATAGCGACCCGGGTCTAGGGCGGGACATCCGATGGCCCGGGTGCACTACGCCGCCAGCGTCCACGACCAGGCCGAGGTCGAGGCCGTCCTCGAGGTGCTCAACGACCCCCAGGGCCTCTGGGTCGGCCGGCGGGTCAACGCCATGGAGCGCCAGGTGGCGACGCTGTTCGGGAAGTCGGGGGCGGTCATGTGCAACTCCGGGTCGTCGGGCCTCTACCTGGCGGTGGAGCTGCTGGGGCTGCAACCGGGCCAGGAGGTCGTCACGGCGGGGCTCACCTTCTCGACCGACGTGGCCCCGCTGGTCCGGGCCGGCCTGGTGCCGGTGCTGGTGGACGTGGAGGTGGACACCTTCAATGCCGACGCCGGCGCCATCGAGGAGCTGATCACACCGGCCACAGGCGCCATCCTGCTGCCGAACCTGATCGGCAACACCCCCGACTGGGACGCGGTGCGTGCCATCGCCGACCGTCACGGTCTCCGGGTGGTCGAGGACTCCTGCGACGCCCTCGGCCCGTTGTTGCGGGGCACCCCCACCGGCACGAGGTCGGACTTCACCGTGACGAGCTTCGCGTCCTCCCACATCATCACGTGCGCAGGCGGTGGCGGCATGGTGATGATGGACGACGACGACGCCCGGGACCGTGCCCTCCTCCTCCGCCGCTGGGGCCGGCGCTCGGAGCTGGTGTTCTTCGGCTCCCGCCGCCGGGACCGCACCTTCTGGGAGGACCTCGACGGCATCCACTACGACAACCAGTTCATCTTCGACGAGCTGGGCTGGAACTTCGAGCCCTCCGAGCTGGGAGCGGCGTTCGGCCTCGAGCAGCTCAAGAAGCTGCCGGCCAACCGGGCCCGGCGCCAGCGGAACTTCGAGCTGTACACGGAGTGGTTCTCGCAGCGCGCCGAGCTCTTCGAGGCCCCGCGGCAGCAGGAAGGCCTGGACACGGCGTGGCTGTGCTACCCGGTCCTGATCCGGCCCGGCGCCGGCTTCTCCCGGGCCGCGGTCCAGGAGTACCTCGACGGACACGAGGTCGATACGCGCACGGTGTGGACCGGCAACGTGGCCCGCCAGCCGATGCTGCGCGGGGTACCGGTGCGCCTCCCCGAATCCGGCCTGCCCAACGCCGACGCCGTGATGGAGCGGGGCTTCCTGCTCCCCTGCAATCACGGCATGGGGGATGGGGACGTGGCCTTCGTACTGGACCAGCTCGAGGGGTTCCTCAAGAGACGGTGAGGCGGGGTCCGATCAGCTCGGCCATGTTCCCGGCGTAGAACCGGGCCCGGTCGGCGGTCGACACACCGTCGAGCTCGGCCTCGAACTTGGCCAGCGGGTCCCGGCCGCCCTCCGGGTGCGGGTAGTCGGTCGAGAACATGAACAGGTCGGCCCCGGCCTGCTCGGCCATCCAGCCCACCGGCTCCCCGGGGAACGGGGTGAACTTGAGGTGCCGCCGGACGTATTCGGAGGGCTCGGCGGCCAGGCGCTGGAGGGGCTCCTCGGTCCGGCGGAAGGCGCGCCGCGCGTAGTCGAGGTGGTGCATCCAGGAGACCACCCAGCCCGCCCCCTGCTCGATGCAGCCACCCCGGAGCCGAGGGAAGCGGTCGAACAGCCCGTCGAGGATCAGCGTGCCGAGGAACAGGGCCGGAGAGTGGTAGATGGCCAGGTAGTCCTTGGACCGGATGTTCTCCCCGCCGCCGAGGTGGTCGGTGACCGGCATGGCGTTGTTGTGGAAGGCCCGGTCGAGGAGCCGCCCACCCCCTCCGACGTGCAGGACGAACGGGATGTCCGAGCGCTGCAAGAGTTCCCAGAACCCGTCGAGATCCGGATGGGTCGGGGCCCGCTCCCCGGCGGCGGTGGAGGGAACCATGACCGCGGCGCAGCCGGCGGCTATGGCCTCGGCGGCCGCGTCCACGGCTCGACCGGGGTCGACCAGGGAGACGTAGGCGACGGGGAGAAGACGGCGGTCCCCGGCACAGAACGCCGCCATGGCCTTGTTCTGGGCCCGGCACCCGGCGTACAGGAGGTCCAGGTCGTGGGCCAGCTGGCCCGGGTCGTCGTAGCGCGTGGGGCTCCGGGGCAGGCTGAACATGGCCGTGGCGAAGGTGGCGAACACGAGCTGGGCCTCGAAGCCCAGGAGGTCGAGCACCCGGCTGCGCTCGGCCGGGTCGAAGCCCCCCATCGCCATCCAGCCCTTGTCCTTCATCATGCGGTCCTCGGCCTCGGCCGCGGCCGCCCGGTCGGCGCCCCGGCGCTCGGCTCGGCGCACCGCCTCCTCGAGGACGGGGCCGAGGGCGTCCATCCCCCGCCTCCGCAGCCGGTCCCGCTCCCCCGGATCCATGAAGTCGTCCAGGAAGTCGGCCAGCTCCATGACGTGGCTGTCCGCGTCGAGGATCACCCGGTCTGCGGCGTAGGTCATCGTTGTCTCCCCCTCGTCCCCCGGCGGGGTGACAATATGTCACCCCCCCCGGACGGATGCAAGGGGTAGGGGACCGGCAGCGCCTCCGAGCCCGGGCCCGCCGCCGATGAGCGCACCCAGCTGATCGACCTCACCTCCGGCCCGGCTCCGTCGACGGAGCCCGGGTCGACCGAGTCCAGCCCCGTCGACGGCCCGGTGGCGTCCTCGGCCTGATGCGCTGGAGGTCGGTCGGCGTCGCCACGCTGGCGGCGATCGTCCTGGCGGCCACGGCGGCGCTGACCGTGCGGGCCACCAGCCCGGCGGGGGCCGCTTCGCCTGCGATCCGGGCCGCCGCCTATTTCCTTGCCCGCTACGACACCGGGGCGGGCCAGGTCGTCCGGCGCGACCAGGGCGGCGACACGGTGAGCGAGGGCCAGGCCTACGCCCTGCTGCTGGCGGTGGCGGCGGGAGATCAGGCCGGCTTTGCCCGGACGTGGCAGTGGACCAGAGCGCACCTCATCCAACCGGACGGGCTGATGGCGTGGCGGTGGAGCGCGGGCCGGGTCAGCGATGGCCGCCGGTCCCCCCGTCCGGATCGATCCCAGCTACGACGCGCCGGTCGACTTTGCCGCTCTGGCCGCCGCCTTTCCGTCCGGAGGGAAGTGGTCCCAGGTGGCTGCCGGCGGGCGTCGGGACGTCGGCGAGCTGCTGGGGGGCGGGCACCTGCCCTCGGACTGGGCGGTCGTGGGACCGGACGGAGCGGCCCACCCCACGTCGGCGCCCGCCGACGACGGTGGCGCGGTCCGCTACGGGTTCGACGCCGTCCGGGTCCCGGTCCGCCAGGCCGCCTCCTGCGACAAGCGCGACCGGGCCCTGGCCGCCGGGATGTGGGGAGTGCTCAGCGGCCCCGTGGCCCGCCACCAGCCGCTCGTGAACCTGGACCTCGGCGGGTCCCCCGGCTCCGGCGCGGCGCACAGCCCGGTCGGCCTGGTCGGCCTGGTCGGAGCGGCGGCGGCGGCGCGGGCGGCGGGGCGGGGGGACGTGGCCGGCCGGCTCCTCGACCGGGCCCAGGCTCTCAACGCCGGCCAGCCCACGTACTACGGCTCGGCCTGGGTGGCCCTGGGCCGGGTGCTGCTCCAGACCGGGCTGCTCGGTGGGTGTGGGGCGGGAGCCTGAGCCTCCCGGT
Coding sequences:
- a CDS encoding sulfotransferase; its protein translation is MVPTDLLAAATEQTGLEDFGSGTFREGLDVYCQSVRSEARLNEVGEMAVSATVVSSLANRLKVVDWAGRHPDVAGEPIEAPLVVIGMFRAGTTLLSNLLDQDPANRALLRWEAADSVPPPGPADHRSGPRVDAARAGAAMLEHLNPMVPVVHHEEVDGPTECIAVMNQEFKSMALEAISNVPTYGRWLLGIDQRSAYEYHRLVLQVLQNGGVRGRWTLKSPHHATALEALTAVYPDATLVLLHRDPVILCASVCSLIYTLSSTFSDADHRAYIARHWTDMLETSIERVEAFRHAHPEHPILDVQYDDLVNSPVDTVAGIYRAAGDTLADEAAAAMQSYVAANRKGRFGEHRYDLADFGLDRDEVAERFSGYVDRYAIATRV
- a CDS encoding DegT/DnrJ/EryC1/StrS family aminotransferase: MARVHYAASVHDQAEVEAVLEVLNDPQGLWVGRRVNAMERQVATLFGKSGAVMCNSGSSGLYLAVELLGLQPGQEVVTAGLTFSTDVAPLVRAGLVPVLVDVEVDTFNADAGAIEELITPATGAILLPNLIGNTPDWDAVRAIADRHGLRVVEDSCDALGPLLRGTPTGTRSDFTVTSFASSHIITCAGGGGMVMMDDDDARDRALLLRRWGRRSELVFFGSRRRDRTFWEDLDGIHYDNQFIFDELGWNFEPSELGAAFGLEQLKKLPANRARRQRNFELYTEWFSQRAELFEAPRQQEGLDTAWLCYPVLIRPGAGFSRAAVQEYLDGHEVDTRTVWTGNVARQPMLRGVPVRLPESGLPNADAVMERGFLLPCNHGMGDGDVAFVLDQLEGFLKRR
- a CDS encoding amidohydrolase family protein, translated to MTYAADRVILDADSHVMELADFLDDFMDPGERDRLRRRGMDALGPVLEEAVRRAERRGADRAAAAEAEDRMMKDKGWMAMGGFDPAERSRVLDLLGFEAQLVFATFATAMFSLPRSPTRYDDPGQLAHDLDLLYAGCRAQNKAMAAFCAGDRRLLPVAYVSLVDPGRAVDAAAEAIAAGCAAVMVPSTAAGERAPTHPDLDGFWELLQRSDIPFVLHVGGGGRLLDRAFHNNAMPVTDHLGGGENIRSKDYLAIYHSPALFLGTLILDGLFDRFPRLRGGCIEQGAGWVVSWMHHLDYARRAFRRTEEPLQRLAAEPSEYVRRHLKFTPFPGEPVGWMAEQAGADLFMFSTDYPHPEGGRDPLAKFEAELDGVSTADRARFYAGNMAELIGPRLTVS
- a CDS encoding zinc-binding dehydrogenase, producing the protein MRAVRVLRHGAPSEVIEVQEIPVPDVDAGGVRVAVAAAALNFGDIARCRGGVASVMAQPPFTLGMEVCGVVEAAGAGAEQWLGRRVVAMCNQSFGGMADSALAPINGVFEAPPELDDVAAGAFLLPFHTTYLALHTRARLQPGETVLVVGGASALGTAAIQLATAAGGRVIAVAGGTEKVALCEKLGAEAAIDHTAEDVFDRVMALTADRGADVVVDFVGGTGTEALWTCVAYEGRYVPVGFNDDAESGFTGRPLRKVSMGNFSVVGVLLSYNPESRVMRQFGVVPNPPERGAEVHAALRRLVTEGAIRPYIGRRISLGQVAGALEDHAARRTTGRTVVDLSLPA